In Scylla paramamosain isolate STU-SP2022 chromosome 31, ASM3559412v1, whole genome shotgun sequence, one DNA window encodes the following:
- the LOC135088728 gene encoding uncharacterized protein LOC135088728: VKEGCVLCVCVSPPRALASLSSCCNPLPTSHRRVVSIYRKADHVQATSGGVLVLLLGVLASAQLKKEDAVFHCPEGWEIRGQYCYKFFDIRHSWDKAAQLCKRFGSDLVLVESYEQNNFTNTLAKRSLDDATNSYWLGLVTLNDLSTNTLGSASGKHVSLYSGFWSQGQPQVSGGECVRARLADQHQSWELSTCENLLPFMCRVQACTRGSVHCSNGRCVNKAFMCDGQNDCGDMSDETDCPDRCHFYMRTSGASIESPQYPKKYGPNMDCKWTLEGPVGHNIVLQFFEFDTEKNFDTVQILSGGRTEDSAVSLTTLSGRQDLADRLFISASNFMILKFRTDATVEKRGFRASWKTEPQDCGGELIATPQEQIMTSYNYPLEYPGGLECLYLIRTQKGRVITLEILDFDLESEKDFILVRDGSSPSDSLLARLSGPQEKNPRFIVSTGSVIYFYLYTSLGTSHKGFRIKYYSGCSISLEDTQGTITSPAYGIKDYPTNQECRYLLRRPGGGPLSLKFNSFNVKDKDTVQVYDGKTSSEGIRLHSGAGFSANNPPTITLTAASGAMVLLFNSDPLRSSIGWSANFSADCPSLVAGEGAIASSRDTSFGSVVTFTCPVGQEFANNRSSIVTTCQPGGSWSIDYIPKCQVVYCGPVPQIDNGFSIGATNVTYEGRATYQCYAGFGFLSGQPTESIMCTEKGHWERLPECMASQCPPLPETPHAEPEVLNGGGRSYGTVVRFECEAGYYRTGLPVIHCMTNGSWSGEVPTCSRIRCHQFPEIDNGFVTDLSRDYYFGDEARVQCHRGYRLMGSAIIQCGPEQQFINLPTCQDINECEAAQCDAASTECHNSPGAFSCKCKAGFRPNLDCRPRGDLGVSDGGIPDDAIFVSSTAAGYEKNTVRLNSQLGWCGAVPVPGRNWVMVDLRVPTVIIGFRTQPVNRPEGKIAFAKSIRLQYTDDLTDVFREYTNNDGSPVEFRITSGASLSVVNLPTPVEARYIRLNIADYDEAPCLKFELMGCARQDCTDINECGENNGGCDQRCINSPGSFSCLCNVGYELFTENGTSGFYIEQSESGLRDGDHYQLNKTCVRKMCPTLTSPENGVLLDTRKMFHYGDMVSFQCNFGYVMVGTDTLVCTSNGIWNGTLPECRYASCELLPDDPAQGLSLDVGDSETSLVPFMQNVTVNCAAEGRPLRDTLTAGFRQCVYDPLAGRTDYWLSGVIPECPRVDCGEPAETPGATYGFTVDTQFQSSFFFGCEETFSLAGQTSLNDNAVRCQDDSTWDFGDLRCEGPVCSDPGHPPEGVQIATSYEQGSKVSFQCTRQGYIPITDDPITCVREPECRVVAPIGITSGKIPASAINATSQRVNYEAFNIRLNSATGWCGQQEAFTYVAVDLGVVHRVKAMLVKGVITNDVVGRPTEIRFFYKENEADNYIVYYPNFNLTARDPGNYGELAMITLPTVVKARFVILGIVSYDKNPCLKFELMGCQDEPPSQRLLGYDMGYPWCVDNEPPQFADCPINPIVVQKNVDGYQAVNFTVPTAFDNSGSIARTEVRPAGFTLPKFVLEDMMVEYLAFDFDGNVAICQINITVPDDTPPALTCPQSYVIELVEEQENYRVNFNSSITLASVNVSDNSGEYHLQVRPEVALIRVGGYENVSVIATDPSGNTAACSFQVAVQATACVEWELKPPANGRLNCAPDLSEGVECVATCDSGFRFTDNMPSKTFTCKQDLSWQPTRVVPDCVSENTQQASYDVVADVVYRANGAVQPTCLSQYKSLLEQYYESLNGVLSGRCSAAFNVAIDLVFHDTRLDLTEENVVSVEYVVRLTPEVKQKELYDLCGSTLSLIFDLSVPSTSAVIEPLLSLSSAGNACPPMRALNSNVTRGFTCNVGEVLNTETTVVPRCLHCPAGTFAPQNEGMCSPCKRGFYQDESRQGSCKQCPPGTYTRHEGSKALLDCVPVCGYGTYSPTGLVPCLNCPHNSYTETPPVDGFKECKACPPETFTYAAATSSQQLCRRKCRPGAYSDTGLEPCALCPLNFYQPFEGRTTCLECETGNRTVNAGSSTPRDCQPVTCTDGTCQNGGVCLARQHQVQCYCPAGFTGRFCEVDVNECASRPCYNGGTCVDLPQGYRCDCLPSYSGQQCQEEETDCVEDACPARAMCKDNPGRNSYECLCRSGYTGPACNITVNPCTESGNPCANDAICVPLEQGRFRCQCQPGWEGRLCETNIDDCADVPCLLDANCTDLVHDFRCDCPTGFAGKRCHIKVDLCQPSPCANGICVDRFFEHECICHPGWSGEECDINDDECASQPCMNGGQCLDEVDGFRCACDTGYTGSICQHTIDDCASDPCQNGGTCVDELDGFTCECRPGFVGLQCEASIDECISNPCNPEGTAKCLDLDNMFRCRCNPGYEGEFCEHNINECSSNPCMNGAICLDGVNDFSCTCKAGWTGKRCENDIGGCEGLPCLNAAQCINLFQDYFCVCPSGTDGKRCQVTPERCVGNPCMNGASCQDYGSGLNCTCSRDYTGVGCQYEFDACEAGLCRNGATCVDRGTGYECVCPPGYTGTHCDQDIMDCTQTSCPPGATCIDLTNDFYCKCPFNLTGEDCRKVINIDYELYINDESKASSASLATPFELGEATSFTLAFWVQFAVQDDLGTIFTLYSVSSPYVPTNKRVLLQATNTGIAIEFFKDIKEFVTYRTNIPVNDGQWHHVALVWDGMAGTITLTTDAVVVAQVEDFGQGRHLPMFGWVTLGSVESEFSGYKNERGFHGRIARLNAWNRPLDFRAEIPKMVRSCMNSPVMFDGLLLRWSGYDKVKGNVERIGPSTCGQYVCPPGYTRDCMVLERDKTPPRVDHCPGDMWVITHNGSAVVDWDEPLFTDNIGVTNHLDKSGYSPGQAFSWGTYDVARVAYDAAGNAGTCYFKVYVLEDFCPKLEDPVGGVQRCTDWGPGGRFKVCKIECNEGLKFSTEVPDFYTCGAEGFWRPTEDPTAQMVYPACAPATPAQRVFNINMQFPSSVICNAAGQNVLSERIRHALNKLNSRWNFCTDTTASSGKCNGLDVLVDCSRRNRIAREAEPERQKRQAAPETDDVYEVKITFPSVNDPISTTDDQVESTVRQVIESIILEEDQFDVRDALPNVVPDPSSLLLKSEYSCPVGKVVVGSECVDCATGSYYKLETRTCVPCELGSYQNEIGQVACKPCPQIAGRGGVTKNTGARSVGECQERCAAGRYFDEEIGVCRSCGYGYFQPEEGKFACTRCARGLTTRTREAVSSSECREECESGLQLGKTGPCEPCQRGTYRTKGIHAACVPCPQDRTTMGPGASTVEECSLPTCTAGTFLSSLNGVHECLKCPKGTYQPEALQTSCIDCPQDTSTRDVGATSLEECSNPCEVHGEKMLCDPNALCLFIAETNDFECQCKPGFNGTGKYCSDKCENFCQNNGVCKKDDDGEPYCVCSGSFTGNKCHVKSDFTYIAGGIAGAVVFLILIVLLVWMICIRATRKREPKKSFLAQPSIDPNGSQVNFYYGAPAPYAESIAPSHHSTYAHYYDDEEDAWEMPNFYNETYMKTGFQNGAGNSLARSNASIYGNKEDLYDRLRKHAYQGKKDKDETGDSDDQAR; encoded by the exons ATTCGGCTCAGACCTGGTGCTGGTGGAAAGCTATGAGCAGAACAACTTCACCAACACTCTAGCGAAgcgctccctggatgacgccacGAACAGCTACTGGCTGGGCCTCGTCACCCTCAACGACCTTTCCACCAACACCCTGGGCAGCGCCAGCGGGAAACATGTGTCCTTGTACTCAG GTTTCTGGTCGCAGGGGCAGCCACAGGTGTCAGGTggagagtgcgtgcgtgcgcggcTCGCTGACCAGCACCAGTCATGGGAACTGAGTACCTGCGAGAACCTGCTTCCCTTCATGTGCCGCGTCCAGGCCTGCACCCGCGGCTCCGTCCACTGCTCCAATGGCAGATGCGTCAATAAG gCGTTCATGTGTGACGGCCAGAATGACTGCGGCGACATGTCAGACGAGACAGATTGCCCCGACCGATGCCACTTCTACATGCGCACGTCGGGAGCCTCAATCGAGAGCCCCCAGTACCCCAAGAAGTACGGTCCCAACATGGACTGCAAGTGGACTCTGGAAGGACCCGTCGGCCACAATATTGTCCTCCAATTCTTCGAGTTCGATACCGAGAAGAACTTTGACACCGTGCAGATCCTTAGCGGGGGACGTACCGAGGACTCGGCTGTATCCCTCACCACGCTTTCCGGCCGCCAGGACCTCGCTGACCGTCTCTTCATCTCCGCCTCTAATTTCATGATCCTCAAGTTCAGGACTGATGCCActgtggagaagagaggattcAG AGCCTCATGGAAGACAGAACCTCAAGACTGCGGAGGGGAGCTGATCGCCACACCCCAGGAGCAGATTATGACCTCCTACAACTACCCACTTGAGTACCCAGGTGGCCTCGAGTGTCTGTACCTCATCCGGACACAGAAGGGACGCGTCATCACTCTGGAGATCCTGGACTTTGATCTTGAGAGTG AGAAGGACTTCATCTTGGTGCGTGATGGCAGCTCCCCCTCTGACTCCCTGCTGGCCAGACTCTCAGGTCCCCAGGAGAAGAACCCTCGCTTCATTGTGTCTACCGGCTCTGTCATCTACTTCTACTTATACACCAGCCTGGGCACCTCACACAAGGGCTTCAGAATTAA GTACTACTCTGGGTGCTCCATCTCCCTGGAGGACACTCAGGGCACCATCACCTCCCCAGCGTATGGCATCAAGGACTACCCCACCAACCAAGAGTGCCGCTACCTCCTCAGGCGACCCGGAGGTGGCCCGCTCTCCCTCAAG TTCAACAGCTTCAACGTCAAGGACAAGGATACTGTGCAGGTCTATGATGGCAAGACGTCCTCAGAGGGCATCCGTCTTCACTCTGGTGCCGGCTTCTCTGCCAACAACCCGcccaccatcaccctcactgCCGCCTCAGGAGCCATGGTGCTGCTCTTCAACTCTGACCCCCTGCGCTCCTCAATCGGCTGGTCTGCTAACTTCTCTGCTG ACTGTCCTTCACTGGTAGCTGGGGAGGGTGCCATTGCCTCCTCCAGGGACACCTCCTTCGGCAGCGTGGTGACCTTCACATGTCCAGTGGGGCAGGAGTTTGCCAACAACCGCTCGTCCATTGTCACCACCTGCCAGCCAGGCGGGTCCTGGTCCATCGATTACATTCCCAAGTGTCAAG TGGTGTACTGCGGGCCGGTGCCTCAGATTGACAATGGCTTCAGCATCGGCGCCACCAATGTCACCTATGAAGGCCGGGCCACCTACCAGTGCTATGCCGGCTTTGGCTTCCTCAGCGGCCAGCCCACCGAGTCCATAATGTGCACAGAGAAGGGACACTGGGAGAGACTGCCAGAGTGCATGG CCTCCCAGTGCCCACCACTCCCAGAAACACCTCACGCTGAGCCAGAGGTCCTCAATGGAGGCGGCCGCAGCTATGGCACGGTGGTGAGGTTCGAGTGTGAGGCAGGCTACTACCGCACTGGTCTGCCCGTCATCCACTGCATGACCAACGGATCCTGGTCCGGTGAGGTGCCCACCTGCTCCAGGATTAGGTGCCATCAGTTCCCAGAG ATTGACAATGGGTTTGTGACTGACCTGTCCAGGGATTACTACTTTGGGGACGAGGCGCGAGTCCAGTGTCACCGAGGGTACCGCCTGATGGGATCCGCTATCATCCAGTGTGGCCCAGAACAGCAGTTCATCAACCTGCCTACGTGTCAAG ACATCAATGAGTGTGAGGCTGCCCAGTGTGACGCTGCCTCCACCGAGTGCCACAACAGCCCCGGTGCCTTCTCCTGCAAGTGCAAGGCTGGCTTCAGGCCAAACCTGGACTGTCGGCCAAGAGGTGACTTGGGTGTGTCTGATGGCGGGATTCCTGATGATGCCATATTTGTGTCCTCAACTGCTGCTGGCTACGAAAAGAAT ACTGTTCGGCTCAACTCTCAGCTTGGGTGGTGTGGCGCTGTGCCAGTGCCAGGCCGTAACTGGGTCATGGTGGATCTCCGGGTGCCCACAGTCATCATTGGCTTCCGCACACAGCCGGTGAATCGTCCAGAGGGCAAGATTGCCTTTGCCAAGTCCATCCGTCTGCAGTATACAGACGACCTCACTGACGTGTTCCGCGAGTACACTAACAATGATGGCTCCCCTGTTGAGTTCCGCATCACCTCTGGCGCCTCCCTCTCAGTGGTCAACCTGCCCACACCCGTTGAGGCGCGCTACATCCGTCTCAACATTGCCGATTATGATGAAGCTCCGTGTCTGAAGTTTGAGCTGATGGGATGTGCTCGCCAGGACTGCACTGACATCAATGAGTGTGGCGAGAATAATGGCGGCTGTGACCAGCGCTGCATCAACTCCCCGGGATCCTTCTCCTGCCTCTGTAATGTGGGTTATGAGCTCTTCACAGAAAACGGCACATCAGGATTCTACATTGAGCAATCTGAGTCTGGCCTGAGGGATGGTGACCACTATCAGCTGAACAAGACCTGTGTGCGCAAGATGTGCCCAACACTGACCTCGCCAGAGAATGGTGTCCTGCTGGACACCCGCAAAATGTTCCACTATGGTGACATGGTCAGCTTCCAGTGCAACTTTGGATACGTGATGGTGGGCACAGACACACTGGTCTGCACAAGCAATGGCATCTGGAATGGCACTCTGCCAGAGTGCCGATACGCAAGCTGTGAGCTCCTGCCTGATGACCCCGCCCAAGGCCTCAGTCTTGATGTGGGTGACTCAGAGACCTCTCTTGTGCCCTTCATGCAGAATGTCACTGTCAATTGTGCTGCCGAGGGCCGTCCATTGAGAGACACCCTCACTGCTGGTTTCCGTCAGTGTGTGTATGACCCCCTGGCTGGCAGAACTGACTACTGGCTGTCTGGTGTCATTCCTGAGTGTCCCCGTGTGGACTGTGGGGAACCTGCTGAGACCCCAGGTGCCACGTATGGCTTCACTGTGGACACACAGTTCCagtcatctttcttctttgggTGTGAGGAGACCTTCAGTCTGGCAGGTCAGACAAGCCTCAATGACAATGCTGTGCGCTGCCAAGACGACTCCACCTGGGACTTTGGTGACTTGCGCTGTGAGGGTCCTGTCTGCTCTGACCCGGGCCACCCTCCTGAGGGCGTACAGATTGCCACCAGCTATGAGCAAGGTTCCAAGGTAAGCTTCCAGTGCACTCGGCAAGGCTACATCCCCATCACAGATGACCCTATCACCTGCGTGCGGGAGCCTGAGTGCCGTGTGGTGGCACCCATTGGCATCACTTCAGGCAAGATCCCAGCATCCGCCATCAACGCAACCTCACAGCGAGTGAATTATGAGGCTTTCAACATCCGCCTGAACTCTGCAACAGGCTGGTGTGGACAGCAGGAAGCTTTCACCTACGTAGCTGTGGACCTGGGTGTGGTGCACCGCGTCAAGGCCATGCTGGTGAAGGGCGTCATCACCAATGATGTTGTGGGACGACCCACAGAGATTCGCTTCTTCTACAAGGAGAATGAGGCAGACAACTACATCGTGTATTACCCGAACTTCAACCTGACAGCACGTGACCCCGGCAACTATGGTGAGCTGGCCATGATCACACTGCCCACTGTAGTGAAGGCACGCTTTGTCATCCTGGGCATCGTGAGCTATGACAAGAACCCTTGCCTCAAGTTTGAATTGATGGGCTGCCAAGATGAGCCTCCCAGCCAGCGCCTGCTTGGTTACGACATGGGCTACCCGTGGTGTGTTGACAATGAGCCACCACAGTTTGCTGATTGTCCCATCAACCCCATTGTGGTACAGAAAAATGTGGATGGCTACCAGGCTGTCAATTTCACAGTGCCCACTGCCTTTGATAACTCTGGTAGCATTGCCAGGACTGAAGTTCGCCCTGCTGGGTTTACACTACCAAAGTTTGTTCTTGAGGATATGATGGTCGAGTATCTTGCCTTTGACTTCGATGGAAATGTTGCTATTTGTCAGATCAACATCACAGTGCCGGACGACACCCCACCTGCCCTCACATGTCCACAAAGCTATGTCATCGAGCTggtggaggaacaggagaactaTCGTGTCAATTTCAACTCATCCATCACACTTGCCAGTGTCAATGTGAGTGACAACAGTGGTGAGTATCACCTTCAGGTGCGACCTGAGGTGGCCCTGATCAGGGTGGGTGGCTATGAGAACGTCAGTGTTATCGCCACAGACCCATCAGGCAACACAGCTGCCTGCAGCTTCCAGGTGGCCGTGCAAGCCACAGCTTGTGTAGAGTGGGAACTGAAACCACCAGCCAATGGACGACTCAACTGTGCCCCAGACttgagtgagggagtggaatGTGTGGCCACCTGTGACTCAGGCTTCAGATTCACTGACAACATGCCCAGCAAGACTTTCACTTGCAAACAGGACCTATCATGGCAGCCGACCCGCGTTGTCCCAGACTGTGTCAGTGAAAACACTCAGCAGGCAAGTTATGACGTGGTGGCCGACGTGGTGTACCGTGCCAATGGGGCCGTtcagcccacctgtctgtctCAGTACAAGTCGCTGCTGGAGCAGTACTATGAGAGCCTTAATGGGGTGCTTTCCGGTAGATGTTCTGCTGCCTTCAATGTGGCTATTGACCTTGTGTTCCACGACACACGTCTTGACCTGACTGAGGAGAATGTGGTTTCTGTGGAGTATGTGGTGCGCCTCACACCAGAGGTGAAGCAGAAGGAACTGTATGACTTATGTGGCTCCACACTGTCCCTCATCTTTGATCTGAGTGTGCCTTCCACCTCAGCTGTAATTGAGCCactcctcagtctgtcctctgCCGGCAATGCCTGCCCACCCATGCGTGCCCTCAACTCCAATGTGACTCGTGGCTTCACTTGCAATGTTGGCGAGGTGCTCAACACAGAGACCACTGTGGTGCCCCGCTGCCTGCACTGCCCTGCGGGAACCTTTGCACCCCAGAATGAGGGGATGTGCTCCCCATGCAAGCGAGGATTCTATCAGGATGAGAGTCGCCAGGGTTCCTGCAAGCAGTGCCCACCTGGCACCTACACACGTCATGAAGGCAGCAAGGCCCTGCTGGACTGTGTTCCTGTCTGTGGATATGGAACTTACTCCCCCACTGGCCTGGTGCCATGCCTCAACTGTCCCCACAACTCCTACACAGAGACACCCCCTGTGGATGGATTCAAGGAATGTAAGGCCTGTCCTCCTGAAACTTTCACTTATGCCGCTGCCACCTCCTCACAGCAACTGTGTCGCCGCAAGTGCCGCCCAGGTGCTTACTCTGATACTGGCCTGGAGCCCTGTGCCCTTTGCCCCCTCAACTTCTACCAGCCCTTCGAAGGTCGCACCACCTGTCTTGAGTGTGAGACTGGCAACCGCACTGTGAATGCTGGCTCATCCACCCCTCGTGACTGTCAGCCTGTCACCTGCACAGATGGCACCTGCCAGAATGGTGGAGTGTGTCTGGCACGGCAGCACCAGGTGCAGTGCTACTGTCCTGCAGGCTTCACTGGCAGGTTCTGTGAAGTTGATGTGAATGAGTGTGCCTCAAGGCCTTGCTACAATGGTGGCACCTGTGTTGACCTGCCACAGGGCTACCGCTGTGACTGCCTACCCAGCTACAGTGGCCAGCAGTGCCAGGAAGAAGAGACTGACTGTGTGGAGGATGCCTGCCCTGCCCGTGCCATGTGCAAGGACAACCCTGGCAGAAACTCTTATGAGTGCCTCTGCCGTTCTGGCTACACAGGTCCTGCCTGCAACATCACCGTCAACCCATGCACGGAGAGTGGCAACCCATGTGCCAATGATGCCATCTGTGTGCCACTAGAGCAGGGCCGCTTCCGCTGCCAGTGTCAGCCTGGCTGGGAAGGTCGTCTCTGTGAGACCAACATTGATGACTGTGCTGATGTCCCGTGTCTCCTGGATGCCAATTGCACTGACCTTGTGCACGACTTCCGTTGTGACTGTCCCACTGGCTTCGCCGGCAAGCGGTGCCACATCAAGGTGGACCTGTGCCAGCCATCCCCTTGTGCTAATGGCATTTGTGTTGACCGATTCTTTGAGCATGAATGTATCTGTCACCCAGGATGGTCAGGTGAGGAGTGTGACATCAACGATGATGAGTGCGCCTCCCAGCCCTGCATGAATGGTGGCCAGTGTCTGGACGAGGTGGACGGCTTCCGCTGTGCCTGTGACACTGGTTACACAGGCAGCATCTGCCAGCACACCATTGATGACTGTGCTTCTGACCCCTGCCAGAATGGTGGCACCTGTGTGGATGAGCTGGACGGCTTCACCTGTGAGTGCCGACCAGGCTTCGTGGGACTACAGTGTGAGGCGTCCATTGATGAATGCATCAGCAATCCCTGCAATCCTGAGGGTACCGCCAAGTGTCTTGACCTGGACAACATGTTCCGCTGCCGCTGCAACCCAGGCTATGAGGGAGAATTCTGCGAGCATAACATTAACGAATGTTCCTCCAACCCATGCATGAACGGCGCCATCTGTCTTGATGGGGTGAATGACTTCTCATGCACCTGCAAGGCAGGCTGGACTGGAAAGCGATGCGAGAATGACATTGGTGGCTGTGAGGGCCTGCCATGCCTCAATGCTGCCCAGTGCATCAACTTGTTCCAGGACTACTTCTGTGTCTGTCCCTCTGGCACCGATGGCAAGCGGTGCCAGGTGACTCCTGAGCGGTGTGTGGGCAACCCCTGCATGAACGGTGCCTCGTGCCAGGACTACGGCTCTGGCCTCAACTGCACCTGCTCCAGGGACTACACTGGTGTAGGCTGCCAGTACGAGTTTGACGCCTGTGAGGCTGGACTGTGCCGGAATGGTGCCACCTGTGTGGACCGTGGCACTgggtatgaatgtgtgtgtccTCCAGGATACACAGGCACCCACTGTGATCAGGACATCATGGACTGCACCCAGACATCCTGCCCACCAGGAGCAACCTGCATTGACCTCACAAATGACTTCTACTGCAAGTGTCCCTTCAACCTCACTGGCGAGGACTGCAGGAAGGTCATCAACATTGACTATGAACTTTACATCAATGATGAAAGCAAAGCCTCTAGTGCATCCCTGGCTACACCCTTTGAGCTGGGCGAGGCCACCTCCTTCACTCTGGCCTTCTGGGTACAGTTTGCTGTCCAGGATGATCTTGGCACCATTTTCACGCTCTACTCTGTCTC GAGCCCCTACGTGCCTACCAACAAGCGGGTGCTGCTGCAGGCCACCAACACTGGCATAGCAATAGAGTTCTTCAAGGACATCAAGGAGTTTGTAACATACCGCACTAACATCCCGGTGAACGACGGCCAGTGGCATCATGTGGCACTGGTGTGGGATGGCATGGCTGGCACCATCACGTTGACCACTGACGCTGTGGTCGTGGCTCAGGTTGAGGACTTTGGTCAAGGTCGTCACTTGCCCATGTT TGGCTGGGTCACGCTGGGATCTGTGGAATCTGAATTTAGTGGCTACAAGAATGAGCGAGGCTTCCATGGCCGCATTGCTCGCCTCAACGCCTGGAACAGACCTCTGGACTTCAGAGCAGAAATTCCCAAGAtg GTTCGCTCTTGCATGAACTCCCCTGTGATGTTTGACGGCCTGCTGCTGCGCTGGTCCGGCTACGACAAGGTGAAGGGCAACGTGGAGCGCATCGGACCATCCACCTGTGGCCAGTACGTGTGTCCGCCAGGCTACACCAGGGACTGCATGGTGCTGGAGAGGGACAAGACACCACCCCGCGTTGACCACTGCCCTGGCGATATGTGGGTCATTACTCACAACGGTTCGGCTGTGGTGGACTGGGACGAGCCACTCTTCACCGACAACATTGGCGTCACGAACCACCTTGACAAATCCGGCTACTCTCCAGGACAG GCCTTCTCCTGGGGCACCTATGATGTGGCCAGAGTGGCTTATGATGCTGCAGGGAATGCCGGCACCTGCTACTTCAAGGTGTATGTGTTGGAGGACTTCTGCCCCAAGCTGGAGGATCCCGTGGGTGGCGTCCAGCGATGCACTGACTGGGGCCCTGGAGGCAGGTTCAAGGTGTGCAAGATTGAGTGTAATGAAGGACTCAAGTTCTCTACTGAG GTGCCAGACTTCTACACCTGTGGAGCTGAGGGCTTCTGGCGCCCTACAGAGGACCCCACTGCCCAGATGGTGTACCCTGCCTGTGCCCCTGCCACTCCTGCTCAGAGGGTCTTCAACATCAACATGCAGTTCCCATCATCTGTCATTTGCAATGCCGCTGGCCAGAATGTACTTAGTGAGAGAATCAGACAT gCTCTCAACAAACTCAACTCTAGGTGGAACTTCTGTACTGACACCACGGCCTCCAGTGGAAAGTGCAACGGCCTGGACGTGCTGGTGGACTGCTCCAGGAGGAACAGAATCGCTCGGGAAGCAGAGCCTGAGAGGCAGAAGCGCCAAGCTGCTCCAGAGACAGATGACGTGTATGAGGTCAAGATTACCTTCCCCTCAGTCAA TGACCCGATCTCCACCACGGATGACCAGGTAGAGTCCACAGTGAGGCAAGTCATTGAGTCCATCATCCTGGAAGAAGACCAGTTTGATGTGCGGGACGCCCTTCCCAACGTGGTGCCTGACCCGTCCTCCCTCCTGCTGAAGTCTGAGTACTCTTGTCCTGTTGGCAAG GTTGTGGTTGGCAGTGAGTGTGTGGACTGTGCCACAGGATCTTACTACAAGTTGGAGACAAGGACCTGTGTGCCTTGTGAACTGGGCTCATACCAGAATGAGATTGGGCAGGTGGCATGCAAGCCATGTCCACAAATTGCTGGCCGTGGCGGCGTTACCAAGAACACCGGCGCCCGCTCCGTGGGTGAGTGCCAGGAGCGCTGTGCTGCAGGAAGATATTTTGATGAGGAGATTGGTGTGTGTCGCTCTTGTGGCTACGGATACTTCCAGCCTGAAGAAGGCAAGTTTGCATGCACACGGTGTGCCCGAGGCCTCACCACCCGCACCAGGGAAGCTGTGTCCTCCTCTGAGTGCCGAGAGGAGTGTGAGTCTGGGCTCCAGCTGGGTAAGACTGGACCCTGTGAGCCCTGCCAACGTGGCACCTACCGCACCAAGGGCATCCATGCCGCCTGTGTGCCCTGCCCACAGGACCGCACCACTATGGGACCCGGTGCCTCCACCGTGGAGGAGTGCTCTCTGCCCACCTGCACTGCTGGCACCTTCCTCTCCAGCCTCAATGGCGTGCACGAATGTCTCAAGTGTCCCAAGGGCACATACCAGCCTGAGGCACTGCAGACATCCTGCATTGACTGCCCACAAGACACCTCCACTCGTGATGTGGGCGCCACCTCCCTTGAGGAATGCTCCAACCCCTGTGAGGTGCATGGTGAGAAGATGTTGTGTGATCCCAATGCTCTGTGCCTCTTCATTGCTGAGACCAACGACTTTGAATGTCAGTGCAAGCCAGGCTTCAATGGCACTGGGAAATACTGCTCAG ACAAGTGTGAGAACTTCTGCCAGAACAACGGTGTCTGCAAGAAGGACGACGATGGGGAACCTTACTGTGTGTGCTCTGGCTCCTTCACTGGCAACAAGTGTCAT GTCAAGAGTGACTTCACATACATCGCTGGTGGCATCGCAGGTGCTGTTGTGTTCCTCATTCTGATTGTGCTGCTTGTCTGGATGATCTGTATCCGAGCCACCAGGAAGAGGGAGCCCAAGAAGAGCTTCCTTGCCCAGCCGTCCATTGACCCCAACGGCTCTCAG GTGAACTTCTACTATGGAGCCCCAGCACCTTATGCGGAAAGCATCGCCCCCTCCCACCACTCCACCTACGCCCATTACTATGATGACGAGGAGGATGCCTGGGAGATGCCAAACTTCTACAATGAGACTTACATGAAGA CTGGATTCCAGAATGGCGCCGGGAACAGCCTGGCTCGATCCAACGCTTCCATCTACGGCAACAAGGAAGACCTGTATGACCGCCTCCGCAAACACGCTTATCAGGggaagaaag ATAAAGATGAGACAGGAGACAGTGACGACCAGGCCCGTTGA